From one Sesamum indicum cultivar Zhongzhi No. 13 unplaced genomic scaffold, S_indicum_v1.0 scaffold00155, whole genome shotgun sequence genomic stretch:
- the LOC105179421 gene encoding protein MODIFIER OF SNC1 1, whose protein sequence is MNSSMLAGERRWASARRGGMTVLGKVAVPKPLNLPSQRLENHGLDPNVEIVPKGTHSWGSRSSSSSSNPWISSSLSPNAEGGNVSPTHLSGRPSSGGSGTRPSTAGSDRTYEPAASAWGSNSRPSSASGSLSSNQTPSASLRPRSAENRPTSSQLSRFAEPVPKSSVAWGPSNTAERLGVKSSKEDGFSLSSGDFPTLGSEKDNSVKNIESEDHGRPSSASGRFAQSKEDTKSQADVKRGTVNTWRADGSRSAEDDMHPSMEKWQGDPHQYFNSNTAPQHFDAWRGPPMNGPAGVWYGGRPRGPAFGAPVAPGGFPMEPFPYYHPQIPHPPLAGSQPVPPPGGGPRGPHPKNGDLYRPQMPDAYARPSMPFRPGFYPGPPGPMAFEGYYGPPMGYCNSEREIPYMGMPGPHVYNGYPAPAPDIGNSHGRAAGRGPSGKGLPEQVEADYLEDAKGPKRVPLKNHNERDQREEGDNREHNMQSSVAYPGKSRLPMMPSRKNEWGAEEDTEEATFAKRIAPNENSSRSCEYRVHSADGMKVKSYEGVGNLKAVNNNWTNKSESMSSFPPEMPQLLRTSERDSSIPATTKNSALMHKIDGLNAKIRASDGRNDAPNTSLREEERDGSQMVDRKINNYNGDDGDTAGSFESTPISANHVSVQREVIVPVGDKPMQPTTIASRRSYYGGQGRVDHLSKGKFNSQDADGWRRKPLTVECSSGAAVSDVSAPNDPAHGPNIVVDASENPMVNPTGKIEGDSVETSDSTDIQAQRAKMRELAKQRALQLQKEEEERTREQKAKALAKLEELNRRTIAGEAANGKAERTQSIADNREQEETHTLGELVTVAPKFQQPGHDLITIPNVIVVDRDSNVNQAGESVEVCRNLPGGKQQMGSLESNLSSLPVHEDAHNGSAKKVASQLNDGGISRHKRAGYKQKQNSSLPKSLNEKSASNVTSEVQKDDTHAATVDVTLSEGPSSEIKLSESNLPNCSTTVVEPSVLQKKKSNKSSKNKPKMDETPAVPVLQPVMPNINPGKESVDSSESKNSVSNSDSSVSAVIEPDRGVQAQEVCSPNEESQSRVSNQWKPPSRRMPRSQQANRFVEKPHGSDAVVWAPVRTQNKAKGSVEASQKSIQESANPAKGDNLAQNSSKGKRAEMERYVPKPVAKELAQQGNVPPVSSSITVSRSTEGPGREQYGSDTSAGPLPVNSATGHLGSSVEIEGDGSHNKHKKDHGMWRQRGSTDASHTKGAHLGPSPVSEPSKDVQQSKEHVQLVKSEKELGNAETKNSSIANTSDGYNMSNNTTTATVSKYPSVKDQGATGRGKRHLPRAPRSTGNNPDPESTFSGEIEGSHMHSAASDFNQTDRPLVSKENRSIGERTSSHWQPKSHSTSANNQHGNRTPGSEFVTTETNRLTKKDHPQHKVQVSAQHDKDSGIISHNVSTQSAKSNLAEDSVGGHQQEFDREKKPAPARGRPYSPNQDPLGSGESPPTANRDDQLERSIPSGYRRNGRQNNRSFRGHESRGDWSSGHDNRPHNVPPFRDNRPRQNLHYEYHPVGAFKGNKSEKAEEPTDGGDSMEQRHRE, encoded by the exons ATGGGCTTCTGCAAGAAGGGGTGGCATGACTGTTTTAGGAAAAGTTGCTGTTCCAAAACCTCTGAATTTGCCGAGCCAAAG GTTGGAGAATCATGGTCTGGATCCCAATGTTGAAATTGTTCCCAA GGGTACTCATAGTTGGGGAAGCCGCTCATCTTCCTCTAGTTCAAATCCGTGGATCTCTTCTTCGTTGTCACCAAATGCTGAAGGGGGTAATGTTTCACCCACTCATCTCAGTGGCCGCCCTTCATCAGGTGGAAGTGGTACTCGACCATCAACTGCAGGTAGTGATAGAACGTATGAACCTGCTGCCAGTGCTTGGGGTTCAAATTCGAGACCTTCATCAGCTTCTGGGTCACTGTCCTCAAATCAGACACCATCAGCATCATTGCGCCCTAGAAGTGCAGAAAACAGGCCTACTAGCTCCCAGCTTTCAAGGTTTGCGGAGCCTGTGCCCAAAAGTTCAGTAGCATGGGGTCCAAGTAATACTGCTGAAAGATTG GGTGTAAAATCCTCCAAGGAAGATGGTTTCTCACTGAGTTCTGGAGATTTTCCAACTCTTGGTTCTGAGAAAGACAATTCAGTGAAGAATATTGAATCAGAAG ATCATGGTCGTCCTAGCTCAGCTTCTGGTAGATTTGCTCAGTCAAAAGAGGATACAAAATCCCAGGCTG ATGTAAAGCGTGGAACTGTGAATACATGGAGGGCAGATGGTTCCCGCAGTGCAGAGGATGATATGCACCCTAGCATGGAGAAATGGCAGGGGGATCCCCATCAGTATTTTAATTCCAACACTGCTCCTCAGCATTTCGACGCATGGCGTGGCCCTCCTATGAATGGTCCAGCTGGTGTTTGGTATGGGGGCCGTCCCCGTGGTCCTGCATTTGGAGCTCCTGTTGCTCCTGGTGGCTTTCCGATGGAACCATTTCCTTATTATCATCCTCAAATTCCACATCCGCCTTTAGCAGGTTCACAGCCAGTTCCACCACCAGGGGGTGGTCCTAGAGGACCCCATCCCAAAAATGGAGATTTATACAGGCCACAGATGCCTGATGCCTATGCACGTCCAAGTATGCCATTTAGGCCTGGCTTCTACCCTGGCCCCCCTGGCCCAATGGCTTTTGAAGGTTATTATGGACCACCAATGGGGTATTGCAACAGTGAACGGGAAATCCCATATATGGGCATGCCAGGCCCCCATGTTTATAATGGTTATCCAGCCCCTGCTCCCGATATTGGTAATTCCCACGGCAGAGCTGCTGGACGTGGTCCTTCTGGGAAAGGATTGCCAGAACAAGTGGAAGCTGATTATTTGGAGGATGCTAAAGGACCAAAAAGAGTTCCTCTAAAGAACCATAACGAACGTGACCAGAGAGAGGAAGGAGATAATCGGGAACACAACATGCAATCTAGTGTTGCATATCCTGGAAAAAGCCGTCTTCCTATGATGCCCTCCAGAAAGAATGAGTGGGGGGCTGAAGAGGACACAGAAGAAGCTACATTTGCCAAGAGGATTGCACCAAATGAGAACTCTTCCCGCAGTTGTGAATATAGGGTTCATTCAGCAGATGGTATGAAAGTGAAGTCATATGAAGGCGTGGGCAATTTGAAAgcagttaataataattggacAAATAAATCTGAAAGTATGTCATCATTTCCTCCTGAAATGCCTCAACTGCTCCGAACTAGTGAAAGAGATTCATCAATACCAGCCACAACCAAAAATTCAGCTCTCATGCACAAAATTGATGGTTTAAATGCAAAAATCCGTGCTTCTGATGGACGGAATGATGCTCCAAATACTTCTCTCagggaagaagaaagagatggGTCTCAAATGGTGGATAGGaagatcaataattataatggtGATGATGGAGATACTGCTGGATCTTTTGAAAGCACTCCTATTTCTGCAAATCATGTCTCGGTCCAACGTGAAGTGATTGTTCCTGTTGGTGATAAGCCAATGCAGCCAACAACCATTGCATCTAG GAGATCATATTATGGTGGGCAGGGTCGAGTGGATCATCTTAGCAAAGGAAAGTTCAACAGCCAGGATGCTGATGGATGGCGTAGGAAGCCCCTGACGGTTGAATGCTCAAGTGGAGCTGCAGTCTCAGATGTGTCTGCACCTAATGACCCTGCACATGGCCCTAATATTGTTGTGGATGCTTCTGAAAATCCAATGGTCAATCCCACAGGGAAGATTGAAGGTGATTCAGTTGAAACATCTGATTCAACTGATATTCAGGCACAG CGTGCCAAGATGAGAGAGTTGGCAAAGCAACGTGCCCTGCAACTACagaaggaagaggaagaaagaaCAAGGGAGCAGAAGGCCAAGGCATTGGCCAAGTTGGAAGAACTGAACAGGCGAACAATAGCCGGTGAAGCTGCAAACGGAAAGGCTGAAAGAACCCAGTCCATTGCTGACAACCgagaacaagaagaaacaCATACACTTGGTGAACTGGTGACGGTTGCTCCCAAGTTCCAACAACCTGGCCATGATCTCATCACCATTCCTAATGTTATTGTTGTAGACAGAGACAGTAATGTAAATCAGGCTGGGGAGTCTGTTGAAGTGTGCAGAAACTTGCCCGGGGGTAAACAACAAATGGGTTCACTGGAATCTAATTTGTCTTCTCTCCCTGTGCATGAAGATGCTCATAATGGCAGTGCTAAAAAGGTAGCATCTCAATTGAATGATGGAGGCATCTCCAGGCACAAGCGAGCAGGCTATAAGCAGAAGCAGAATAGTTCTTTGCCGAAgagtttgaatgaaaaatctGCATCAAATGTTACATCTGAGGTGCAGAAAGATGATACCCATGCAGCTACTGTTGATGTTACATTGTCTGAGGGTCCTTCAAGTGAAATCAAGCTAAGTGAGTCAAATCTGCCCAATTGCTCCACTACTGTGGTTGAGCCATCTGTgcttcaaaaaaagaaaagtaataaGAGTAGTAAAAATAAGCCAAAAATGGACGAGACCCCAGCTGTTCCTGTTTTACAGCCAGTGATGCCAAACATTAATCCTGGAAAGGAGTCAGTTGACAGTAGTGAGTCTAAGAATTCTGTGTCGAATTCGGATAGCTCTGTATCAGCAGTGATTGAGCCTGATAGAGGGGTGCAGGCTCAGGAGGTATGCTCACCCAATGAAGAATCCCAAAGCAGGGTATCAAATCAGTGGAAACCTCCTTCCCGCAGGATGCCAAGAAGTCAACAAGCTAATAGATTTGTCGAGAAGCCTCATGGCAGTGATGCTGTTGTATGGGCTCCTGTGCGCACGCAGAACAAGGCTAAGGGTTCTGTTGAAGCAAGTCAGAAATCTATCCAGGAATCAGCCAATCCAGCAAAGGGTGATAACTTGGCACAGAATAGTTCGAAAGGCAAGAGGGCTGAAATGGAGAGATATGTTCCGAAGCCTGTCGCAAAGGAGCTGGCTCAGCAAGGAAATGTACCTCCTGTGTCATCTTCAATTACCGTGTCCAGATCAACTGAGGGACCTGGAAGGGAACAATATGGGTCAGACACTTCTGCAGGTCCATTGCCTGTGAACTCTGCAACTGGACATCTCGGGTCCAGTGTTGAGATTGAGGGTGATGGCAGCCATAACAAGCATAAAAAAGATCATGGGATGTGGAGACAACGAGGTTCAACAGATGCATCTCATACAAAAGGTGCGCATCTTGGGCCATCTCCAGTGTCTGAGCCAAGCAAAGATGTTCAACAATCTAAGGAACATGTTCAACTAGTAAAGAGTGAAAAAGAATTAGGAAATGCTGAAACCAAGAATTCAAGCATAGCCAACACTAGTGATGGCTACAATATGTCCAATAATACGACCACGGCTACAGTGAGCAAATATCCCTCTGTGAAGGATCAGGGTGCCACAGGCAGAGGAAAGAGACATCTCCCTAGGGCCCCAAGAAGCACTGGAAATAATCCTGATCCTGAGAGCACATTTAGTGGTGAAATTGAAGGCAGTCATATGCACTCTGCAGCAAGTGACTTCAACCAGACAGATAGACCCCTAGTTTCAAAAGAGAATCGAAGTATTGGGGAGCGGACATCATCTCATTGGCAACCCAAGTCTCACTCAACTTCTGCAAATAATCAGCATGGAAACAGAACTCCTGGGAGTGAATTTGTGACCACAGAAACCAACAGGCTCACAAAAAAGGATCATCCTCAGCATAAGGTGCAAGTTTCCGCTCAACATGATAAGGATAGTGGCATCATTAGTCATAATGTGTCAACTCAATCCGCCAAAAGTAATTTGGCTGAGGATTCAGTTGGGGGCCATCAGCAAGAGTTTGACAGAGAAAAAAAGCCTGCTCCAGCAAGAGGAAGGCCCTATTCTCCGAACCAAGATCCACTTGGCTCTGGTGAATCACCTCCAACTGCTAACAGAGACGATCAGCTCGAGCGCAGTATTCCATCAGGATATAGGAGGAATGGAAGGCAAAACAATCGCTCTTTCAGAGGCCATGAATCCCGTGGAGATTGGTCATCAGGGCATGATAACAGGCCCCACAACGTACCTCCATTTCGGGATAATAGACCGAGACAGAACCTGCACTATGAGTACCACCCAGTTGGTGCCTTTAAGGGAAACAAGTCTGAGAAGGCTGAGGAACCAACTGATGGAGGTGATAGCATGGAGCAGAGGCACAGGGAA